A segment of the Vicinamibacterales bacterium genome:
CGACCGCCTGAAACACCGTCTGCTCGGCCGCCATGTCGACGAAGTTGCCGGCCGACACGTTGCCGCGCCCGAGATCGCGCCAGGACGAATGCACCTCGACCAGGCGATCCGGCTCGGGCACCGGCAGCGGCCGGAGCACGACGGCGTTCAGCGTGCTGAAGATGGCGGTGGTGGCGCCGATCCCCAGCGCCAGCGTGGCCACCGAGACGGTGGTGAAGGCGCGGGCGGCGAGCATCTGGCGGACCGAAAAGGCGGCGTCCTGCCGCAGCTCGGAGACATATTGCGCGATTCGCATGCGTTGCTCCCGTCGATGACCGATGGCGCGGCACTCGCGCCGGGCCCGCCGCAGATCGCCGAAGCGATCGAGGGCGGCGCGGTGCGCGTCCGCCTCGCTCATCCCGTTGGCGATGAGGTCGCGGCGGCGCATCGCCAGATGGAACTCGAGCTCGGCGTCGACTTCCTCGTCGACGGCGGGGCGCCCGAGGCGAAGCGGAAAGCGGGTGCGGAAATCCACCGACCGCTTAGACGGTCAGCAGCACCCGGGAGATGGCAGCGGAGAAGCGCGCCCACTCCGCCGTGCTCGCGGCGAGACGCTTCCGGCCCGCCGGCGTGATCCGGTAGAACTTGGCCTTCCGGCCGAGCTCGGAGGTGCCCCAGCTCGCCTGAATCAGTCCGCGCTGTTCCATTCGATACAGCGCCGGATAGAGCGATCCGTCCTCCACCTGCAGCACGTCGCCGGTGCTGTCTTCCAGCCATCGCGCGATCGCGTACCCGTGGCGCGGACCGCCGGCGACCGCTTTGAGGATCAGGCTCTCGAGCGTGCCGTGGAGGAGTTCGCTGGACGGAGCCGCCATCACCAGATTATCTGGGTGTCATGGCTAGATTGTCAAGGTATCGGGGGACGACGGTGTTCTTCCATACGGCACTGCGATGAACGCGGCGACGAACAGCATGCCGAGCAGCAGATCCGGCGCCGCCGTCATCGCGGCGTCGGTCGCGATCGCGCCGCGCGAGTAGAGCGCCGCCACGGTGGTGACGTGGCCGAGCTTCTCGACGATGGCGGGAATCATCAGCCACCGGTAGCGCGGGGGGTCGGAGCCGATGACGAGGAACGCCAGCTGCCACGCGAGCGCGACCGAGATGAACCCGTAGAAGAAGTGCGGGTAGTCGAGCGGCGGCGGCCACGGCTTGCCGGTGATGTCGACGAGGAAATACAGCGGGACGAGGACGAGGATCCCCCACACCCCCGCGCCGATGAAGACAAACTTCGCGAACTTCATGGTCCCCTACCATAACTCCGTCGGGCGGCCTTCCATTCCGCCCCTGGCGGCGCGCGCCGATGGATATAATTCCGGCGATGAAACGAGCTGGCTTGTTCGCCCTGATGATGACGGTGGCGGCGTTGGCCGTCCCGATGGCCCAGAACCCGGCGCCGCGTGCGGCCACTCCGAAGCTGGACGCCCTGAAGCAGGAGGCCGCGGCCGACGTCGAGCAGCGGGCCAGATTCGCGCAGGAGATGGTCGACCAGATCTTCAGCTACGGCGAGCTGGGATTCCAGGAGGTCGAGACCAACCGCTACCTGATCGACATCCTGAAGAAGAACGGGTTCGCGGTGACCGAAGGGGTCGCCGGCGTGCCGACGGCGTTCTGGGCCACGTGGGGATCCGGCAAGCCGGTGATCGCGCTGGGCTCCGACATCGACGGCATTCCGCAGGCGTCGCAGAAGCCGGGCGTGGCGTATCACGATCCGCTGATCGAAGGGGCGCCCGGCCATGGCGAGGGGCACAACTCGGGGCAGGCGGTGAACATCACCGCGGCGATCGCGGTGAAGAAGATCATGGAGCGCGAGAAGCTCCCGGGCACGATCCGCATCTGGCCCGGCACCGCCGAGGAGCTGGTCGGGACGAAGGCGTACTTCGTCCGCGCCGGCCTGTTCAAGGACGTCGACGTCGCGCTGTTCACGCACGTGGACGACTCGCTCGACGTGTCGTGGGGCGCGCGCTCGGGCACCGGCCTGGTGTCGGTCCAGTACTCGTTCCAGGGAGAGACGGCGCACGCGGCGGGCTCTCCCTGGCGCGGCCGCAGCGCGCTCGACGCGGTGGAGCTGATGGACATCGGCTGGAATTTCCGCCGCGAGCACCTGCGCCTCAGCCACCGCTCGCACAGCGTGATCGTCGACGGCGGCGATCAGCCGAACGTCGTCCCGCGGACCGCGTCGGTCTGGTACTACTTCCGCGAGATCGATTATCCGAACATCAAGCAGCTGTGGGAGACCGGCGACACGATGGCCAAGGCGGCGGCGATGATGGCGGGGGTCGAGCTGCTGCCGTCGAAGGTGCTCGGCAGCGCCTGGCCGCAGCACTTCAACCGCACGGTTGCGGAAACCACCTGGGCCAACATCCAGAAGGTCGGGATGCCGAAGTGGAGCGAGAACGATCAGCAGCTCGCGCGCGCGCTGCAGAAGGAGCTGAAGAACGCGCGAACCCCCGGGCTCAACGAGCGGATCGGCAACAGCCTCACCGGTCCGGTCCAGAACAACACCGGCGGCGGATCCGACGACATCGGCGACGTGTCGTGGAACGTGCCGACGGTGACGCTGCGCTTCCCCGCGAACATCCCCGGCCTCCCCGGCCACAACTGGGCGAACGCGATCTCGATGGCGACGCCGATCGCGCACAAGGGGGTCGTCGCCGGCGCCAAGGTCCAGGCGATGACGATGCTCGATCTGGTGTCGCGCCCCGAGCTGGTCGAGCAGGCGTGGAAGTACTTCCGCGAAGTGCAGACGAAGGAGACGAAGTACGAACCCCTGCTGCGCCCGCAGGACCAGCCCGCGATCTGGCTGAACAAGGCCACGATGGAGCGCTATCGGCCGGAGATGAAGAAGTATTACTACGACCCCTCGCGCTTCCCGAGCTATCTCGATCAGCTCGGAATCAAGTACCCGACAGTGAAGAATCCCGGCGCCCAACTCCCGACGCCCGACTGACGCCCGAGTCCCGACGCCCGGGCTTCCAGAAGCTCCAGCCATCCCCTTGGGAGTTTTGGGAGTTCCGGGACCCTTGGGAGTTTTGGGCGTTGGGCGTTCCCTGGGCGTTGGAAGTTGGGAGTCGGCCGTTGACGGGGCAGTAAACTGTAAGGATGCACACCGGCCCAGCGCGCGGCATGCGCGACTTCCTCCCGGAGGACGTCCGCCGCCGCCAGTACGTGATCGAGGTCGTGCGCCGCGTGTACGAGCGCTACGGGTTCGAGCCGCTCGAGACGCCAGCGCTCGAGAACATCGAGACGCTGACGGGCAAGTACGGCGAAGAGGGCAACCAGCTCATATTCAAGGTGCTGCGCCGCGGCGAAGGGGCGGCGAGCGGCGAGACCGATCTCGCGCTGCGCTACGACCTCACCGTCCCGCTCGCCCGCGTCGTCGCCGAGCACCGCGCCCGGCTGCCGCGCTTCTTCAAGCGCTACCAGATCCAGCCGGTGTGGCGCGCCGACCGTCCGGCGCGCGGCCGGTTCCGCGAGTTCTACCAGTGCGACGTGGACGCGATCGGCTCCACCGCGCCGGTGGTCGAGGTCGAGATGATTGCCGCGGTGAGCGAGGTCCTGCACGCGCTGGGGTTCAAGGACTTCACCGTGCAGGTGAACCATCGCGCGCTGCTGACCGCCATGCTCGACGCGGCGGGCGTTCCTGCCGCGAAGCACGCCGACGCGCTGATCGCCATCGACAAGCTGGACAAGATCGGCCGCGACAAGGTGGGGGACGATCTGGTCGCGCGCGGCCTCGAGCGTGCGGCGGCGGACGCATGTCTCGACGCCTTCGAGCACGTCGACGCGTTCACCGCCATGGTGGGGCGGACCGACGCCGGCGCGGCGGCGAAGCGCAACGTCGACGAGATCATCGCGCTCACCGACGCCACCGCGGCGCGCGGCCACATCCAGTTCACGCCGCGGCTGGCGCGCGGCCTGTCGTACTACACCGGCGCGATCATGGAGGTCTCGGTGCCCGATCTCGCCGGCAGTCTCGGCGGCGGCGGACGCTACGACGGGCTCATCGGCATGTTCTCGGGGGAGCAGATCCCCGCCTGCGGCTTCTCGCTGGGCCTGGAGCGGATCCTCGTGGTGATGGCCGAGCGCCACATGTTCCCCCCCGAGGTGCAGTCGTCGGGGCCGGATGTGCTCGTCACGATCTTCGACCAGCCGCTCGCGGCCGAATCGCTGCGGCTGGCGCGCGAGCTGCGCGGGGCGGATTTGCGCGTCGAGCTGTATCCCGAGGCGCTGCGCCGCGGCAAGGATCTCGGCAAGGCCTTCAAATACGCCGACGCGCGTCAGGCGGCGTTCGTCGCGGTGCTGGGGGAGGACGAGCTCGCCCGCGGCGAGGTTAAGATCAAGAATCTGCGCACCGGCGAGCAGCAGTCGGTGCCCAGGGATGTCGCCGCCTCGACCATCGGACCTCGGATATCGGACACTCAATGAGCGTAGAGCCTCTCGGCCAACTGGCCCGCACGCACACGTGCGGGGAACTGAATCTTTCGCACGTCGGTCAGGAGGTCGTCCTGCTCGGCTGGGTGCATCGCGTCCGCGATCTCGGCGGCGTCATGTTCTTCGACATCCGGGACCGCCACGGCCTGACCCAGGCCGTGGTGCGCGACGCGGCGCTGGAGGAGAAGGCCAAGCGGCTCCGTCCCGAGTTCGTCGTCGCCATCCTCGGGCGGGTCGACGCCCGCGCGCCCGAAGCGGTGAATCCCAAGCTGAAGACCGGCGAGGTCGAGGTCGCGGCGCGCGAGATCCGTCTGCTGAACGACGCCAGGACGCCGCCGTTCCCGATCAACGAAGAGACCGCGGTCTCGGAAGAGATGCGGCTGCGATACCGCTACCTCGATCTGCGCCGGCCGAAGCTGCAGCAGAACATGATCCTGCGGCACAAGGCGGCGTTCGCGGTGCGCCAGTACTTCGACGAGCAGGGTTTCCTCGAGATCGAAACGCCGATCCTGACCAAGTCGACCCCGGAAGGGGCGCGCGACTACCTGGTGCCGAGCCGGGTCCACCCCGGGGAGTTCTACGCGCTGCCGCAGTCGCCGCAGATCTTCAAGCAGATCCTCATGATCTCCGGGCTGGATCGCTACTTCCAGATCGCCAAGTGCTTCCGCGACGAGGACCTGCGCGCCGACCGCCAGCCCGAGTTCACGCAGGTCGACCTCGAGATCTCGTTCGCGACCGAGGACCTCGTCTTCTCGATTCTCGAGCCGCTCATGGGACGGTTGATGGCGCTGGTCGGCCGCGACGCGCCGCCGTTCTTCCGCCGCATGCCGTACGCGGACGCGATCGCGAAGTACGGGTCCGACAAGCCGGACCTGCGCGCCGGCATGGAGCTGCAGCTGCTCTCCGAGCCCTTTGCCGCGTCAGGGTTCGCGCTGTTCCGCGGCGCGATCGACGCGGGCGGGGAGGTGCGCGGCTTCGTGATTCCGGGCGCCGCCCGCTACTCGCGCAAGGATCTCGACAACCTGATCGACGAAGCGAAGGGGCTCGGCGCCGCCGCGCTGGTCTGGGCGCGCCACGCCGAGGGCGCGGTGCAGAGTCCCGCGCTCAAAGCGGCAGGCGAGGACACGATCCGCCGCGCCCTGACGATGGCGGGCGCCGAGGCGGGGGACCTGCTGGTCATGGCCGCGGGCCAGCACGATCCGACGGCGCGCCTGCTCGGCCAGCTCCGGCTCAACGTCGCGAAGCGCGAGAACCGCCTCGACCCGAACCGCTACGAGTTCCTGTGGGTCGTCGACTTTCCCATGTTCGACTGGCGGGAAGACGAGCAGCGCTGGGAATTCATGCACCATCCGTTCACCGCGCCGCTCGAGTCGGACGCCGCCCGGCTCGAGTCGGACCCCGGCAGCGTGCGCGCGCGCGCCTACGACATGGTGCTCAACGGCAGCGAGATCGGCGGCGGCAGCATCCGGATCCACGATCAGCGGATTCAGCGGCTCGTCTTCAAGATGCTCGGCATGTCGGACGAGGAAGCGAAGGCGCGATTCGGCTTCTTCGTGGATGCGCTCGAATACGGCACCCCGCCGCACGGCGGGATCGCGCTGGGCCTCGATCGCATCTGCGCCATCCTCGCCGGCGAGGCGTCGATCCGGGAAGTGATCGCGTTCCCCAAGACGGCACAAGCCGTGGATCTGATGTCGGGCGCGCCGTCGACGGTCGATCCGCGCCAGCTGCGGGAGCTGCACATCCGCCCGCAGTGACAGCCATGCTAGGATCGGCGCAGTAACTTGCCCACTTCAGCGATACGCAAGATTCAGATTCCCGACGAGGGGGCTGAATCCCTGTTCGGCACCTACGACGAGAACCTCAAGCAGCTCGAAACGCAGTTCGGCGTCCGCATCCGCACCAGCGGGAACGAGCTGATCGTCGAGGGGGAGCCCGCCGACGTCGCCCGCGCGGAGAAGGTGCTCGACCAACTGTCCAGCTTGATGCGCGGGGGCTACCGCCTCGGGAAGGGCGACGTGCGTACCGCCGCGACGCTCGTGGCGCAGGACGAAAACGTCGAGCTCGCCGAGTATTTCCTGCGATCGACGACCAAGGCCGCGGGCGGCAAGCGCCAGGTCACGCCGAAGTCCGTCAACCAGAAGCGTTACCTCGACGCGATCGAAGCCCACGACATCGTGTTCGGCATCGGCCCTGCCGGCACGGGTAAGACTTACCTGGCGATGGCGCAGGCGGTCTCGTTCCTGCTCGCCAAGCGGGTCAGCCGGATCATCCTCGCCCGCCCTGCGGTGGAAGCCGGGGAGAAGCTCGGGTTCCTGCCCGGCGACCTGCAGGAGAAGGTGAACCCGTACCTGCGTCCGCTCTACGACGCGCTCTACGACATGATGGAGATGGAGCGCGCCGAGCGGCTGCTCGAGCGCGGCACCATCGAGGTCGCGCCCATCGCCTTCATGCGCGGCCGCACCCTCAACGACGCGTTCGTGATCCTCGACGAGGCGCAGAACACGACGTCCGAGCAGATGAAGATGTTCCTGACCCGTCTCGGCTTCGGCTCGAAGGCGGTGATCACGGGAGACGTGACGCAGATCGATCTGCCGACCGGTCGCACCTCCGGCCTCACCGAGGCGATGAAGGTGGTGGGCAACATCGAGGGGATCGCGTTCGTGCACTTCGACGACAAGGACGTGGTGCGTCACGCGCTCGTCCAGCACATCGTGAAGGCGTACGAAGCTTACAGTGGACCCAGACAGTAGCCGCGCCTCCGCCGCGAAGCGGCGCCGGGGGGCCGCGGCGCACGACGGCGGGCGGATTCGGATCTCCGTCACGGACGGCCGCGGATCGAGCGCCTCCGCTCCGGGGCTCGCCGCCTGGCTGCAGCGGGTCGCGCCGCGTCACGCGCCGCCGGAGCTCACCATCGCGCTCGTCAGCGACGCCCGGATCCGCGCCCTGAACCGGAAGTTCCGGCGCCGGAACGCGGTCACCGACGTGCTCTCGTTCGAGCCGTCGGATCTCGCGATTGCGACCGGCCGCGCGCGCGCGCAGGCGCGGGACGCCGGCCACGCCTACGCGGACGAGCTCAAGGTCCTCGCCCTGCACGGCCTGCTCCACCTGATCGGTTACGATCACGACGACCCGGCCGACCGGGGGCGGATGGACAGGCTCGAACGCCGGCTGCGCGCGAAGGGTGGACTGCGCGAGAGCCTGATTGAGCGAGCGGCGCGCGCGCGCCCGGGGCAGCGCGCGCGGCGGCGCCCCACGCCTGCACGATGATCCCGCTGACGCTGTTCCTGCTCGCGGTCGCCGCCGTCTACGTCGGCACGATCGAGACGGCCTTCAGCTCGCTGATGAAGCTGTCGCTGCGCCTGATGGCGGAGCGCGGCCGCGACGACCGGCTCGGCTACTATCTCGACGACCCGATTCAGTTGTTCGTCCCCGCGCGGCTGATGCTCGGGTTGATCTTCTCGCTCGCGACCGTGCTGCTCGCCGTGGTGACCGGCCGCTCCGGCATCAGCCTGGCCTCGCTGTCCACGCTGCTCGCCTGCGTCGCCGTCTACATCATCCTGTGCGAGCACGTGCTCCCGTCCATCATCGTGCGCAAGAACCCGGAAGCGGTGCTCGCCGCGATCCTGCCGCCGTTCAGCTTCGTCGCGCAGCTGATGTCGCCGCTCTCGGGCGGTCTCGTGCGCCTGCTGTCGACCGCGAGGCCGGAGCGCGCCGCGACGCCACAGGAAGCCGCTGACGACGATCAGGGCGAAGTGGCGCACGCCTATCTCGAGGCCGGTGAAGAGCAGGGGCTGATCGAAGGGGACGAGCGGCGGCTCCTGCAGTCGATCGTCGATTTCGGCGGCACGCTGGCTCGCGAAGTCATGACGCCGCGGCCCGACATCGTCGCCATTCAGGCCGACGCCACCGTCGCCGATCTGCGCGCGCTCTTCCGCGAGCAGGAGTACTCGCGGTTCCCGCTGTTCAAGGACAACCTCGACAACATTCTCGGCGTCATCCGCGTCAAGGACCTCCTGCAGCTGGACGACGCCGCGTCGGCGTCGCAGCCAATCATGCCGCTGGCGCGTCCGGCGACCTTCGTCCCCGAGACCAAGCGCGTGCCGGAGCTGCTCAAGGAATTCCAGCGGCGCCAGGTCCAGATGGCGATCGTGGTGGACGAATACGGCGGCACCGCCGGCCTGGTCACGATCGAGGATCTGCTCGAGGAGATCGTCGGCGAGATTCGCGACGAAGACGACGTCGAGTCGGATCCGATCGTCGACGAGGGCAACGGGTCGTACGTGTTCAGCGCGAAAGTCAGCTTCGACGAGCTTCGCGATCGCCTCGATCTGGAGACCGAGCCCGAAGGGTTCGAGACCGTCGGCGGCTACGTCCTGTCCCGCGTCGGCCGCGTCCCGGCGGTCGGCGAGACGCTCGAGGTCGACGGCCTGTCGGTCGAAGTGCTCGAGGCCGAGCGGCGCCGCATTCACAAGGTCCGCATCCGCAAAGCCAGCGAATCCCTCATCCCTCATCCCTGATCCTGAATCCCGGATCGCGCATCCTCATCCCGGATCGGGCATGCTCATCCCGGATCGGGCATCCTCATCCCGGATCGGGCATCCTCATCCCGGATCACGGACTGGGATTCGGGATTCGGTCCTGGGATTCGGGATTCGGGACTGGGATTCGGGATTCGGGACTGGGATTCGGGATGAGCGATTCAGGATGAGGGATCAGGGATGAAGGATTCGAAGATGCGCGCCGGTTACGTTTCGATCATCGGCCGGCCCAACGCCGGAAAATCCACGCTGCTCAACCGCCTCGTCGGCGAGAAGATCGCCATCGTCTCGGACAAGCCGCAGACGACGCGGACGCGGATCCTCGGCACGAAGAATTACCCCGGCGGGCAGCTCGCCTTCGTCGACACCCCCGGCATCCATCGGCCGCTGCACCGCATGAACGTCAGGATGGTCGACGCCGCGATCGAGACCTTGCGCGAGGTGGATGCGGTGATGCTGGTCCACGACGCCGCATCGCGTCCGGGCGCCGGCGACGAGTTCGTGTCGCGGCTGCTGCAGGGGGTGACCGTCCCGGTGGTGCTGGTGCTGAACAAGATCGATCTGATCGACAAGGCGGC
Coding sequences within it:
- the aspS gene encoding aspartate--tRNA ligase, with protein sequence MSVEPLGQLARTHTCGELNLSHVGQEVVLLGWVHRVRDLGGVMFFDIRDRHGLTQAVVRDAALEEKAKRLRPEFVVAILGRVDARAPEAVNPKLKTGEVEVAAREIRLLNDARTPPFPINEETAVSEEMRLRYRYLDLRRPKLQQNMILRHKAAFAVRQYFDEQGFLEIETPILTKSTPEGARDYLVPSRVHPGEFYALPQSPQIFKQILMISGLDRYFQIAKCFRDEDLRADRQPEFTQVDLEISFATEDLVFSILEPLMGRLMALVGRDAPPFFRRMPYADAIAKYGSDKPDLRAGMELQLLSEPFAASGFALFRGAIDAGGEVRGFVIPGAARYSRKDLDNLIDEAKGLGAAALVWARHAEGAVQSPALKAAGEDTIRRALTMAGAEAGDLLVMAAGQHDPTARLLGQLRLNVAKRENRLDPNRYEFLWVVDFPMFDWREDEQRWEFMHHPFTAPLESDAARLESDPGSVRARAYDMVLNGSEIGGGSIRIHDQRIQRLVFKMLGMSDEEAKARFGFFVDALEYGTPPHGGIALGLDRICAILAGEASIREVIAFPKTAQAVDLMSGAPSTVDPRQLRELHIRPQ
- the hisS gene encoding histidine--tRNA ligase, translating into MHTGPARGMRDFLPEDVRRRQYVIEVVRRVYERYGFEPLETPALENIETLTGKYGEEGNQLIFKVLRRGEGAASGETDLALRYDLTVPLARVVAEHRARLPRFFKRYQIQPVWRADRPARGRFREFYQCDVDAIGSTAPVVEVEMIAAVSEVLHALGFKDFTVQVNHRALLTAMLDAAGVPAAKHADALIAIDKLDKIGRDKVGDDLVARGLERAAADACLDAFEHVDAFTAMVGRTDAGAAAKRNVDEIIALTDATAARGHIQFTPRLARGLSYYTGAIMEVSVPDLAGSLGGGGRYDGLIGMFSGEQIPACGFSLGLERILVVMAERHMFPPEVQSSGPDVLVTIFDQPLAAESLRLARELRGADLRVELYPEALRRGKDLGKAFKYADARQAAFVAVLGEDELARGEVKIKNLRTGEQQSVPRDVAASTIGPRISDTQ
- the ybeY gene encoding rRNA maturation RNase YbeY translates to MDPDSSRASAAKRRRGAAAHDGGRIRISVTDGRGSSASAPGLAAWLQRVAPRHAPPELTIALVSDARIRALNRKFRRRNAVTDVLSFEPSDLAIATGRARAQARDAGHAYADELKVLALHGLLHLIGYDHDDPADRGRMDRLERRLRAKGGLRESLIERAARARPGQRARRRPTPAR
- a CDS encoding PadR family transcriptional regulator, with product MAAPSSELLHGTLESLILKAVAGGPRHGYAIARWLEDSTGDVLQVEDGSLYPALYRMEQRGLIQASWGTSELGRKAKFYRITPAGRKRLAASTAEWARFSAAISRVLLTV
- a CDS encoding PhoH family protein; this translates as MPTSAIRKIQIPDEGAESLFGTYDENLKQLETQFGVRIRTSGNELIVEGEPADVARAEKVLDQLSSLMRGGYRLGKGDVRTAATLVAQDENVELAEYFLRSTTKAAGGKRQVTPKSVNQKRYLDAIEAHDIVFGIGPAGTGKTYLAMAQAVSFLLAKRVSRIILARPAVEAGEKLGFLPGDLQEKVNPYLRPLYDALYDMMEMERAERLLERGTIEVAPIAFMRGRTLNDAFVILDEAQNTTSEQMKMFLTRLGFGSKAVITGDVTQIDLPTGRTSGLTEAMKVVGNIEGIAFVHFDDKDVVRHALVQHIVKAYEAYSGPRQ
- a CDS encoding amidohydrolase — its product is MKRAGLFALMMTVAALAVPMAQNPAPRAATPKLDALKQEAAADVEQRARFAQEMVDQIFSYGELGFQEVETNRYLIDILKKNGFAVTEGVAGVPTAFWATWGSGKPVIALGSDIDGIPQASQKPGVAYHDPLIEGAPGHGEGHNSGQAVNITAAIAVKKIMEREKLPGTIRIWPGTAEELVGTKAYFVRAGLFKDVDVALFTHVDDSLDVSWGARSGTGLVSVQYSFQGETAHAAGSPWRGRSALDAVELMDIGWNFRREHLRLSHRSHSVIVDGGDQPNVVPRTASVWYYFREIDYPNIKQLWETGDTMAKAAAMMAGVELLPSKVLGSAWPQHFNRTVAETTWANIQKVGMPKWSENDQQLARALQKELKNARTPGLNERIGNSLTGPVQNNTGGGSDDIGDVSWNVPTVTLRFPANIPGLPGHNWANAISMATPIAHKGVVAGAKVQAMTMLDLVSRPELVEQAWKYFREVQTKETKYEPLLRPQDQPAIWLNKATMERYRPEMKKYYYDPSRFPSYLDQLGIKYPTVKNPGAQLPTPD
- a CDS encoding hemolysin family protein is translated as MIPLTLFLLAVAAVYVGTIETAFSSLMKLSLRLMAERGRDDRLGYYLDDPIQLFVPARLMLGLIFSLATVLLAVVTGRSGISLASLSTLLACVAVYIILCEHVLPSIIVRKNPEAVLAAILPPFSFVAQLMSPLSGGLVRLLSTARPERAATPQEAADDDQGEVAHAYLEAGEEQGLIEGDERRLLQSIVDFGGTLAREVMTPRPDIVAIQADATVADLRALFREQEYSRFPLFKDNLDNILGVIRVKDLLQLDDAASASQPIMPLARPATFVPETKRVPELLKEFQRRQVQMAIVVDEYGGTAGLVTIEDLLEEIVGEIRDEDDVESDPIVDEGNGSYVFSAKVSFDELRDRLDLETEPEGFETVGGYVLSRVGRVPAVGETLEVDGLSVEVLEAERRRIHKVRIRKASESLIPHP